TCTTGCCCGGGTTGCTCGTGAGCAGGCGGCACAGCGCATCGACGAGATCACCTACGCCTTCATATCGTGCGAAACGCGATAGCGCGGTATCGAGCTTGAGCAGGGTCTTTGGTGTCGTGAGATCCCATGACGGTGGCAACGAAGCCAGCAGGTAATTCACGCCACCGCGTTCGCTATTGAGCTGACTGATATTCTGCGGTTTGGTACCGCCGAGTTTGCGCGCCAGCAATTGGCGATAGTCGCGATAAAAGCCCTCGTGCGGTTTGCGCTCACGCCATGCCTGTCGCGCGAGTTTGTTGCTTTCACCGAAGCGTGCGTCATTGATCTCGGCATGCACGGCGTGGGTGAGTGTGCTGGAGAACATCGGTTGCAACAGGTGATAGCTGGCGTTGTCCGTTGGTTCGCCTTTTACGCACCAGTAGAGTTGCTTGGCTTTTTCGTGCGACGACCAGCTTTCGACGGGTCGTAGAAGGCCCTTGAAGGCATTGGCCCATGTCTTGGCAACTGCAACATCGTCGTGTAGTGCCGTGAGCAGGTCGGTGTCATCGACTTGCATCCAGTCCAGCAGTCGTTTGCCATCCACCTCGATCTTGAGAAGCTTGTAAACGTCCAGCGCAGCGGCGTTGCCGACGATATCGTCCGCGTAGGAAGCGCCCAGCACATGCGTGCCAATCTCCGCATGAGCGGGAAGTGTTTCCGGCGCGGCGTGCAAGTTGCTGCCGCGTGCATCCGGATGGGTTGCCTTGAGGACATGCGTGACGGCCTGGATCTGGTTCACGCGTCGCGCGGCGTCCGCGAGCCACGCGCCATACTCGTATTTCGATGAGGTGGTTTCGTTGGTGTCTTCGCTCGTTGCCTTCAGTTTCGCGTCGCGCCGTTCATGGATGAACTGGGTGATGGCGGAGCGAAAGAGCGCAGAACGAGTGGTTCGTTCAGTATCTTCGGTCATGATTAGAGATTCCTTGTTCGACTTGACTAAGCCGGAGCTGTAGAATCCCTACGGTAACTTCGCCGTAGGGATGTGATAGGTACGAGGACGCAGCCCTCAGTTCGGTATGCCAATCATGCAGTTGCTAATCACGTTTCCTAATCCTCCTTTTCGCGACATCCTCGCGCTTAGGGCCGGGGCCAACCGGCAAGTTGCTCTGTGCTCGGGCCGCGCCAACGGCCCGAGCGATCTCATTAGAGCATGGCTATATGAATTTATCAACCATAGTATCCCCGCTCTTTATAATGCCGATTAGGTAGCTCAGAAAATAGTCTCCCCTCTCTTTGATTTTGAAGGGCCTTTACTGCCGCACAGGCAGCTCAATGATCTAGTCAGCCATCGCCTTTCTTTGCAAAGCCTAAGCAGGAGTGATATCGCCAGCCGTAATTACAATTTAGAGCTCTTGTAATGGTGAATTTCTCGCCGCAAGTGCGCAGCGAGAGTTCTTGCGCAACGGCTTGATCTTCGAGCAGCTCAAGCAGCGAGTTGCTGCCCCACGCGGCGATGCGTGCTCCCATTTTGTTCTCGATCGGGACGATAGCGAGCAGGCTATTTTGTATACATGTGTAAATTGTGGGCGCGCCGCGATGCAGCGTTTTCTCGATGCGATGCAGAACGAGATCGTCGCCATCTTAGTTCGGTAAGAACACGAGTTCGACTTCGGGTATCGAGTCGTCGCGGAACGGCTGCTGCTGCGGCAGCACGCCGGTCAGCGCGGCCCGCGGGTATTGCCACGCGCTTGCCGCGTTGAGTTCATTTCTTGGCGATTTCGCGCCGCGCGGCACGGGGCGCGCAATCGCGTCGAGGTCGGCGGGCTCCATCATGTCGGCGAGGCGTGCGTGTTCCAGATCGACGAGTTTCGTTTTGGGTTCCCGCCTGTCCGCAGGTTCCGGTTGGATACGCGGAATCGCCGTGATGCACTCGTATTCCTCTTTGCGCAGCAGTTTTTCGAGACGGTGGCTGGTCAGTCGGAACGGATCTGCGACACGTTGTCCTTCCGCTTCGAATCCCGGGCACACGAAGGCGGCCGCGGGCTGGTTGTCTTTGTCCTTGGGCGTTTCGAAATGCCGCAGGTTGGTATCGAAGACGAAGATGTTCGGCGACGTGCAGGGCTTGTTGCGATGGCGCTGTACGCGACCGGCCAACTGGATCAACGAGCGCATCGATGAGGGTTCGGCGATGGCCCAGTCCGCATCCCAATCACGCCCGACCTCACAGACAGGAGAGGCGAGCACGACAAACACGTGGTTAGTTTCAGGATGTGCGTCGATGGCGTTGCGTATTTCCGGCAGCGTGTAGACAGCCTCAGATTTGCGGCGGTTGAGTGTTGTATCCAGCCGGTTCTCGATGGCTGAGCGCAGCAGTAGCGGAAAGCGTGAGTGATATACGCAAAGATGAATACGGTGCTCCTCCGGCGCACCGAGCCGGAACAGCTCCAACGCGACATCGAACAGCGGCTCGATGTTCGCCATGCGCACCAGCCCGAAGCTGATGCGCTTGCCGCTGGTCGGGCAGTTCTCCGCGTGCGCGGCATGCGCTTGAACGATGGCGCCTTGCAACTGCTTGGCGAATTCGCGCCGGATATCGGCTTCCTTCCTGGCGGCGATCTGTAACGGCAGCAGTACAGCGCAACGCCGCGGCTCTGCTGTGCGCAATTTGTCCACGCGCTTTTGCACGAACCCGGCGTGGTGCAGCCGAAACGATTCCACGCTGCCGCAACTGTGAGCGCTAGCGCCGCATTCGTCCGTCCAGAGGCAGGGGATTTCCAGTGACGCGGCTGCGCTGATCTGTGTGCCACGATTGCGCTGATAGTGTTCGCGTCCCGCGCGATAGGCGAGAAACATGCCTTCCACCAGTGCTGGCGGCAGCGTGGCGGAGGAGATCAGCACACGCGTGCCGAGCAGCCCGGCCCAATGCATCAGCCGTGCGAGCGCGGGCAGATCGGGCAAGTCGAAATCATCGAGTTCGTCGAGCACAAGATCGCTGCTCATCAGACGCAGCATCGGTGCGATCTGCCGGCCTGCGCGCAGGCTCTCCGTCGCTGGCATCAAATGGTCGATCGTGCAGACGAGCATTGGCGCGGAAAGCAGCGAGCGGATCGCGGGATCGCTCATCGCCTTGCCAAGCAGGCCATCGTCGGCATAGGCGCCTTCATACAGGACATGCCCATCTTCTTCGATCAGCGCCTGAATCGAAGCCGAGCCGGTGGCTTCGGCTTTCTCCAGATAGTAGTCGAACAGGTCGCGACTGGCTGAACCACCGACACGCACGGCCAGTTCGTCCTCGTTGAGATGCAGGTCTTGCCGATATGCGCGCCCGGTTTGCATCGTCAGTGTGCGCAACCCGAGCGCGAAGGTGCAGCGCATGCCAGCGTGCGGCTCGGCGAGCGCGTTCATGATACGGGCGTTGGCGAGTGTCTTGCCGCAGCCGGTCGATGCCATGTTGACGATGAAGGCGCCATGTTCGGCGGCCTGCCTGCGCAGATTTTCGGCCGCATCCGCCGCCCAATCCTGCCAGCGGAAGCGAGCGGTTTCGCTGCGCTTGCGCAAGCCTTTGTGGCGAGCCAAACGAGGCAGCCTGTGTTCAAAGCCGGGAAGCGAGCGCACGATGCTACCAGCGCCGCGTGCAACGCCCAGCAGATGCTCGTCCAGTGACTGCTTCAGCGTGCCGTCGGAATGTGTGTTCGCAAAAAGGTGGCCTTTGCCATCGCCCTTGACGCGTTCCGGTGAAGCAGGCGTAAGACTGGAATAATTATGATCGGCGAGCATCAGGCCAAGGCGCGCCAGATGCATCGCATAAGGGTTGTCGAGCCACGCGCCTTTGTCGGGACGGCGACGCAGTGTCTGCAATCGTGCAGCCAGTTGTGTGGCTTTCGATCGCCACTTTGGA
The sequence above is drawn from the Pseudolysobacter antarcticus genome and encodes:
- the csy1 gene encoding type I-F CRISPR-associated protein Csy1, producing the protein MTEDTERTTRSALFRSAITQFIHERRDAKLKATSEDTNETTSSKYEYGAWLADAARRVNQIQAVTHVLKATHPDARGSNLHAAPETLPAHAEIGTHVLGASYADDIVGNAAALDVYKLLKIEVDGKRLLDWMQVDDTDLLTALHDDVAVAKTWANAFKGLLRPVESWSSHEKAKQLYWCVKGEPTDNASYHLLQPMFSSTLTHAVHAEINDARFGESNKLARQAWRERKPHEGFYRDYRQLLARKLGGTKPQNISQLNSERGGVNYLLASLPPSWDLTTPKTLLKLDTALSRFARYEGVGDLVDALCRLLTSNPGKTMEPRVKREFIEQALGQSLAAFGAEISARFDPGWTRDDQCELPLCERLWLDPDRAELPIRDEYAEEDRAFIAAREWGDWPDEVAHRFGNWLNAILLEKGLSVGDAEHAHWARQAIVDAAWPVTMQRRAVAPTKAVESTHE
- the cas3f gene encoding type I-F CRISPR-associated helicase Cas3f translates to MNVLLVSQCDKRALTETRRILDQFAERRGERTWQTPITREGLDTLRRLLRKTARKNTAVACHWIRGRDHSELIWIVGDMRRFNTEGAVPTNTTTRDVLRNASENDWHSGEDIQLLAQMAALLHDLGKASVAFQGRLRKPVMEKNLYRHEWVSLRMFAAFVGTDDDETWLRRLAAPTAADDARWTEQGRYWRDGLDDAAPPPFAQLPPLAAAIAWLVVTHHRLPVVPVYDDKNEQRWLGARSPEFAPKQFANILEGITHGWNEIKRAASPEDIARYWDLADILPTAHPKWRSKATQLAARLQTLRRRPDKGAWLDNPYAMHLARLGLMLADHNYSSLTPASPERVKGDGKGHLFANTHSDGTLKQSLDEHLLGVARGAGSIVRSLPGFEHRLPRLARHKGLRKRSETARFRWQDWAADAAENLRRQAAEHGAFIVNMASTGCGKTLANARIMNALAEPHAGMRCTFALGLRTLTMQTGRAYRQDLHLNEDELAVRVGGSASRDLFDYYLEKAEATGSASIQALIEEDGHVLYEGAYADDGLLGKAMSDPAIRSLLSAPMLVCTIDHLMPATESLRAGRQIAPMLRLMSSDLVLDELDDFDLPDLPALARLMHWAGLLGTRVLISSATLPPALVEGMFLAYRAGREHYQRNRGTQISAAASLEIPCLWTDECGASAHSCGSVESFRLHHAGFVQKRVDKLRTAEPRRCAVLLPLQIAARKEADIRREFAKQLQGAIVQAHAAHAENCPTSGKRISFGLVRMANIEPLFDVALELFRLGAPEEHRIHLCVYHSRFPLLLRSAIENRLDTTLNRRKSEAVYTLPEIRNAIDAHPETNHVFVVLASPVCEVGRDWDADWAIAEPSSMRSLIQLAGRVQRHRNKPCTSPNIFVFDTNLRHFETPKDKDNQPAAAFVCPGFEAEGQRVADPFRLTSHRLEKLLRKEEYECITAIPRIQPEPADRREPKTKLVDLEHARLADMMEPADLDAIARPVPRGAKSPRNELNAASAWQYPRAALTGVLPQQQPFRDDSIPEVELVFLPN